In the Sarcophilus harrisii chromosome 1, mSarHar1.11, whole genome shotgun sequence genome, one interval contains:
- the LOC100920366 gene encoding olfactory receptor 13D1-like, with translation MGDMRIDQTQLPFLKKGNITSVTEFFLIGLSYYPWLQQALFVLCLVIYVVILLGNSMLIIISILDPRLHTPMYFFLGNLSFLDICYTSSFIPQMLINFMSEKKSISFIGCALQMVISLGLGCTECVLLAVMAYDRYVAICNPLKYTIIMSKGLCVQMAAWTWIIGCVNSLPQTVLAMMMPFCGNIIDHLTCEILALLKLICADISLNLFIIMVGSIVFLVMPLLLILLSYIFILFTILRINSSEGKKKAFSTCSAHLTVVILFYGSALFMYMKPKSKDTKISEELIGLSYGIITPVLNPIIYSLRNKEVKGAIEKVLFRNLYLKRI, from the exons ATGGGGGATATGAGGATTGACCAGACTCAGCTTCCTTTCCTGA AAAAGGGAAACATCACATCAGTGACTGAGTTTTTTCTTATTGGACTTTCTTATTATCCATGGCTCCAGCAAGCTCTTTTTGTGCTCTGTCTAGTGATATATGTGGTGATCCTGTTGGGAAACAGCATGCTCATTATCATCAGCATCCTGGATCCCCGTCTTCACACTCCTATGTACTTTTTCCTTGGGAACCTCTCCTTTCTGGACATCTGCTACACATCTTCCTTTATCCCTCAAATGCTGATAAATTTTATGTCTGAGAAAAAATCTATCTCCTTCATTGGATGTGCCTTGCAGATGGTTATTTCTCTCGGACTGGGGTGCACAGAGTGTGTTCTCCTGGCAGTGATGGCCTATGACAGGTATGTAGCCATCTGCAATCCCCTAAAGTACACCATCATCATGAGCAAGGGACTCTGTGTGCAGATGGCTGCTTGGACCTGGATCATAGGGTGTGTGAATTCTTTGCCCCAAACTGTGCTTGCTATGATGATGCCTTTCTGTGGGAACATAATTGATCACCTTACCTGTGAAATCCTGGCCCTCCTTAAGCTTATCTGTGCAGACATCTccctcaatttatttataattatggtGGGAAGTATTGTTTTCCTGGTCATGCCTCTGTTACTCATTTTACTCTCCTATATCTTCATCCTCTTCACCATCCTAAGAATCAACTCTagtgaagggaagaagaaagcttTTTCTACCTGTTCAGCCCACCTGACTGTGGTGATCTTGTTCTATGGCTCAGCCCTTTTCATGTACATGAAGCCCAAGTCCAAAGACACAAAGATATCAGAAGAGCTTATTGGATTGTCTTATGGGATCATCACTCCAGTGTTGAACCCCATTATCTACAGCCTAAGGAATAAGGAAGTGAAAGGGGCTATTGAAAAAGTCCTGTTCAGAAACTTGTActtgaaaagaatatga